The DNA window AATAAAAAGGACAAAGGAAACGAGAAGCAGGATCGTAATCCAAAGCTTCCCGACGACACTATTCCATATTCTATTCATTGCCGACCTCAAATTTATAGCCGACACCCCAAACCGTAACAATCATCTTCGCAGCAGATTCTGAAACGCGGTTCAGTTTTTCGCGTAAGCGTTTGACATGCGTATCTACTGTTCGTAAATCACCGAAAAAGTCGTAATGCCAAACTTCTTTTAGTAAATGCTCACGGTCAAACACTTTGTCTGGCGCTTTTGCTAAAAAGTACAATAATTCGTATTCTTTTGGTGTTAAGTTTACTTCTACACCATCAGCCGTGACACGATGTGCATCGTGATCAATCGTCAAATGTGGAAAAACAACAAGATCTTTTGAAGCTGTTGAATTAGAAATCGGAGAATAAGCAGCCGAACGGCGTAAGATTGCTTTAACACGTAAGACTACTTCTCTTGGGCTAAAAGGTTTCACAATATAATCATCTGCCCCAGACTCGAAACCTTCCACACGGTTAGCTTCTTCACCTTTTGCAGTAAGCATAATGATC is part of the Planococcus sp. PAMC 21323 genome and encodes:
- a CDS encoding response regulator transcription factor, producing MSEEITILVVDDEERIRRLLKMYLEREGYVVEEAENGVQALDMALEKDYHCILLDLMMPEKDGVSVATELRETKMTPIIMLTAKGEEANRVEGFESGADDYIVKPFSPREVVLRVKAILRRSAAYSPISNSTASKDLVVFPHLTIDHDAHRVTADGVEVNLTPKEYELLYFLAKAPDKVFDREHLLKEVWHYDFFGDLRTVDTHVKRLREKLNRVSESAAKMIVTVWGVGYKFEVGNE